The Primulina huaijiensis isolate GDHJ02 chromosome 6, ASM1229523v2, whole genome shotgun sequence genomic sequence taatatatagtatgttattaaatttgaatcacataaaataactaaattttggtgtcatgatctgttttaataactatatatattaataaagtgttaaaattttaatgcatatCACATATAGCTCAACGGATAAAATCTTTATTTCCTAAACATCAAGTTGTATGTTATATTTCTAcgattttttcttttctttttttctattatttttttcaattcatatatcaaaattacagtataGTCTATCACtatttgttatatttatattttaacactcatttaaatataaatcaaataaataacaaaaaatattgagcaaacacacaacacacataTATCAGTTTACTAGTTTGAATAATTTCATGGACCACTTTTAACTATTTTCCgatcattgattttttttttctcccttCTTCAAATTTGTGATTAAATTTAAACGAGTAATTAAGAAACGCAATCCACGTGGCTTCATACTAATGGTTTTGGTAATTAATGCGATTTTTTTACAGAAAGTCCAGAGTCAGCGTCCACCCAATGCATCGCCGCCGTTGATGAGGCTAGCGTGATCGTACGGTTGTGAATTCAGAGCCTTTAGTGGGATTTAGGAAATTTCCAAAGTGGGTCAACCGTATCCCACATGATGTCTCCCATTTTAGTCAGCCtctcttaaattaaaataataattgatttttattttattaaaaaggattttctttttaatctcCAATTTATgtgaaatttcataaatacccgtttcacccctaaactgtctccttccgataaattttagaaaaagaacattttgaaatataacgttttaaaatttttatttggtaTTCAATTTTTCCATGTACCTAAAGGTCATTTtacaaaagaagaaaataaaggTCAATTGAAGCAGTAGTAAATTTAGCTTGAATTGACATGGACGTATCAAATCGTTTACTGAACCTAACTTCAAGTTTAATTAATAGTATATTGGGAAACCtaattgttaaaattttaaaaattattctcTCTCGGAGAATCTTGACCTAATTcattttcattcaaataaatCCAAACTGTTTCAAAAGGTAACATAAAATTCGATTTTAAATGAGAAAACAGTGATTGAGTAAGAGTCAAACGAAAAAATGACACTATTTACTTTTTATATGGTAATTGTGAGAGATGCTTTTTAAAACTCGATCCGACGTAATTAGTTAGTACGTTGCCCTTCACAAATTGTACAGAGATTTGGAAGCAAGTAAAATAGATCTGGCAATACTAATTTCCTCGATATTCCACTCAAAGGGTCCCACCTCTCCCATTTTCAACAGAAAAGCCAGTATTTTCACATAGAAATTTTCAAAGACCCAATATCAGCCGTTGGATAATAAGGAACCTTTGACTATCGTCCGGTTCCCCTTTCGTCTTCTCCCATATATCACCCCCTCAGTCTCCTCTCCTCTCCCCATTCACATTTCTCTCCTGTTTGAATTCCCTCGACAAAACTGAATAATTTAGAGCAGAAAACTCTACGGATTGGATTTTTGGGGTGACCCTTTTCATCAGTCAGCAGAATATGGCCGTTGAATTTCTCGGCTATTCCAATCTCAACGACCAAATGGCGGTTCAAGATGCTGCGTTTGCTGGGATTAAATCAATGGAGCATTTGATTCAAGCGGTGTCTCACAAGCAGCAGCAGCAGAGCCAAAATCAGCAACTCGACTGCAAAGAAATAACCGATTTCACGGTTTCCAAGTTCAAAAAGGTTATTTCTATTCTCAACCGTACCGGGCATGCCCGATTCCGCCGTGCTCCTGTTCAACCGCTGCCTTACTCCGACGAGTCCACTGCTCCTCAGTTTCATACCCGAACATCTGAATCTTGCCAACTTCAAAATCCGGCTTCTGGAATCTACCAACATCAGCCTCTGAGTTTGTTACCCAAGTCCACTACACCTGCGGCGACGCAGCCTTCGACGCTTGATTTCTCCAAGCCGTCGCTGATGGCCCTAGGGAAGGACACGTCTGAGGTAATGGGAAAGGAGGGGTTTAGCTTATCGACGGCGGGGACGACATCGGGAAACTCGTCTTCGACTTTCTTGTCTTCGATTACTGGTGAAGGGAGCGTTTCAAATGGAAAGGGTGGGTCACCGTCGACGATCCTGGCTCCTGCTGTTTCCGCCGGGAAGCCGCCTCTGTCAGGGAAGAGATGCCGGGAGCATGACCACTCTGAAAACTTCTCCGGCAAGATTTCGGGTTCCGGCCGCTGCCACTGCAAAAAGAGGTAATTTcttaccatattttttcagctGAAACaacttatcaaaatcatatataaCGAAATGACTAAACTATCTTTGCTCATGAAATTGAAACTAGATTGTTAGGATAGTAAAACTATCGATGATATcatctgcaaaaaaaaaaaaaaaatcttgggCAACGGAATTTTGACCCTGTAACTTGGCGTTAGTGAAGAAGGCCAGGCGCTAGCTGGCACAcaggaaaaattaaaattgggtAGAAACAAAGTTGACAGATAATAAAAGCAGAACCGTAAGAAATGCTTGCGTGAAAAATTAGTTCGATTTCTGCTGCCTCATGTTCCTTGGCAATTTATTACGGATTTAAGTGCAGAAATGTATCGAACGAAGGAACCCTTTCATATTAAAATTGCGCCATTGTCTCTGCAGGAAACTGAGGGTGAAGAAAACCATTAGAGTTCCAGCCATCAGCTCAAAAGTTGCAGATATACCCGCGGACGATTACTCGTGGAGAAAATATGGTCAAAAACCAATCAAAGGATCCCCATACCCACGGTAATTTCAGTTCACCAACGCTTAATCTACCTTAGACGGAACGAATCCACGTTAATAGGGAAACAGTTTGGCTAATCAATCTTCTTGCGCCAATTTTCAGGGGTTATTATCGATGCAGTACGGTGAGGGATTGCCCGGCGAGGAAGCATGTGGAGAGGGCAAATGATGATCCAACGATGCTGATTGTTACTTACGACGGGGAGCACCGGCATGTGCAAGGTGTGTTGCCGGAGATCCCTGCCGTCGGCACTGGCGCCAAACTTGTTTTCTAGTCAACCCCGAAGTTGAATTGAAGATCGTGGAGGGTGAATGTGGCCATTGTTGTAATTTGATTAGAATATGAGGGTCCCGTTGCGcacatatttttaattttgtaggAGTAGTGGACTTGAACAGTTAAAAAGGAAATTGCTTCATTTTGTATATTGCTTGTTAGTtctaaaatttaagaatttatttacgttttgagttaattattatatttatatatagtgaCACTTACTTGAGAAAACAAAAGTAAGGTAAGTAAATAATTCGGTAACATTTTCTTTTCTACATTTTTttcatgacaaaaacttgtgtgagacggtctcacgaattgtattttgtgaaacagatcttttatttgggtcatccatgaaaaaatattattttttatgttaagagtattattttttattgtgaatactgatagggttgatccgtatcatagattaagatccgtgagacggtttcatatGAGATTTACTCTTTTTTCATTGATTGTCTTATAGTTCTATATTTTGAGACGATGATTCATATTTgaagtaaaaaattaatatttatgtcataaaaaataattttttaatgggACAAGTAGATCTATTTCAAGTCATATCTAAAACGATGCGGTCCTAATTTGACTTTGAGACTTATTATTAGTATAATAATTGTAggattgttatatttttaaatttgaaatcaatttaatattttctatttattttttttattatgttatagtaatataaataaaagacaaaaatttgtgtgagacggtctcacgggtcatatttgtgagacggatcttttat encodes the following:
- the LOC140979939 gene encoding probable WRKY transcription factor 11; amino-acid sequence: MAVEFLGYSNLNDQMAVQDAAFAGIKSMEHLIQAVSHKQQQQSQNQQLDCKEITDFTVSKFKKVISILNRTGHARFRRAPVQPLPYSDESTAPQFHTRTSESCQLQNPASGIYQHQPLSLLPKSTTPAATQPSTLDFSKPSLMALGKDTSEVMGKEGFSLSTAGTTSGNSSSTFLSSITGEGSVSNGKGGSPSTILAPAVSAGKPPLSGKRCREHDHSENFSGKISGSGRCHCKKRKLRVKKTIRVPAISSKVADIPADDYSWRKYGQKPIKGSPYPRGYYRCSTVRDCPARKHVERANDDPTMLIVTYDGEHRHVQGVLPEIPAVGTGAKLVF